A genomic region of Dehalobacter sp. contains the following coding sequences:
- a CDS encoding leucine-rich repeat protein, which produces MRKLTYKRMLHMLLAFLIAIGGLTTLDGITAMAAEGDVFTTDTAEGVTVTYKVLTEDTVNSTGTVQVGKGLAGETAIPPDYTGTVTIPSTVNHGGTTYTVVGIAYKAMYNCDLTSVNLPNTILSIGAYAFNATGITQIELPHSLLVIDGYAFAYCGSLTTVTVPQGVINIGGGAFNGCSTLNSAVLPDSITALPDYLFQDCTSLASVTLGSQVETIRYRTFYNCSVLTEITLPASLAEIRSDAFRDCSSLANIYFDGNAPNLSGTNQFNGVASPAYGNVYETAANFPFIGQDYYGLTIRQRGNNAQKPLITDLSSALAVSVGNGASLTVMASVLDEGILSFQWYENSVKQNTGGSPISGATGFSYVLPTDTAGVKYYYVTVTNTNTGVSGEQTAVTVSAPITVTVYETTDAETPVITAQPADTTVNQETVILSVNVEPLSDGGTLSYAWYENTADSYSGGVFVGEESSVIASYLGVRYYYVIVTNTNNSVSGDKTASVTSDIARVTIHPLINAQEPEITAQPQEQNVSVGDPVTLSATSISLDGGELSYQWYVNNFSSTSGATELPGSVQSSYSPSTSEFGTNYYFVVITNTNNDLSGIKSAQITSDIAMVNVSKTSYTITVENDSNGTAGANPNPAVAGQTVQLGYLADSGYQFKEWQVISGDINILPNNTFMMPASAVTVKAIFEDIPDYTISVSDDGHGNGSAEPAAADAGVTVTISAFNSPSYIFKEWQVISGGVTLASTTAMTTTFIMPDSNVEVKAIFENVTPGVYTLNLLSSTGGTVGCDGGSGLTSATNALVNLWTTPDTDYVFKEWELLSGTFDISNITKASDNWYQFMMPPSHLVLKAVFESTAPASYTVTFDANGGSGSMSDQTFTEGVAQTLTANAFTLMDYSFDGWATSPTGSVVYSEGQSVTISADTTLYAVWNATGPASYTVTFDANGGSGSMSDQTFTEGVAQTLTANAFTLTD; this is translated from the coding sequence ATGCGAAAACTGACTTATAAGAGGATGCTTCACATGCTGCTAGCCTTTCTGATAGCTATCGGGGGCCTGACAACATTAGACGGCATCACCGCTATGGCGGCGGAAGGTGATGTTTTTACCACCGATACGGCAGAAGGCGTTACGGTTACCTATAAGGTGCTGACGGAAGACACCGTAAACTCAACCGGCACCGTGCAGGTGGGCAAGGGTCTCGCCGGTGAAACAGCGATTCCACCCGACTATACCGGCACGGTCACCATTCCATCGACTGTTAACCACGGCGGAACTACGTACACCGTTGTGGGAATCGCTTATAAAGCAATGTATAACTGCGATTTAACCAGCGTCAATCTACCAAATACCATTTTATCCATCGGTGCATATGCTTTTAACGCCACCGGCATCACCCAGATCGAACTGCCGCATAGCCTGTTAGTTATCGATGGCTATGCCTTCGCTTACTGCGGCAGTCTAACCACGGTCACCGTGCCGCAGGGCGTTATTAATATCGGAGGGGGCGCCTTTAATGGCTGCAGCACACTTAACAGCGCCGTCCTGCCGGATTCCATCACAGCCCTGCCTGATTATCTTTTTCAAGACTGCACAAGTCTTGCTAGCGTCACCCTAGGCAGCCAGGTTGAGACCATCCGCTACCGGACCTTCTATAACTGCTCCGTGTTGACGGAGATAACCCTGCCCGCTTCCCTTGCAGAGATCCGCTCGGACGCCTTCCGGGATTGCTCGTCTCTGGCAAATATTTATTTCGACGGCAATGCTCCGAACCTCAGTGGAACCAACCAGTTTAACGGTGTAGCCAGCCCTGCCTACGGCAATGTATATGAAACGGCTGCCAACTTCCCTTTCATCGGGCAGGATTACTATGGACTGACAATCAGACAGCGGGGCAATAACGCCCAGAAACCGCTGATTACCGACCTCTCTTCCGCTTTGGCTGTCTCGGTGGGCAACGGCGCCTCGCTGACCGTTATGGCCAGTGTGCTGGACGAGGGTATTCTCTCATTCCAATGGTATGAAAATTCCGTAAAGCAGAACACCGGTGGATCGCCCATATCTGGAGCGACCGGTTTTTCATACGTTCTGCCGACAGATACAGCAGGTGTGAAATACTATTATGTGACGGTCACCAATACCAATACCGGCGTCAGCGGTGAACAGACCGCCGTTACTGTCAGTGCACCTATTACGGTTACGGTTTATGAAACCACCGACGCCGAAACGCCGGTGATCACGGCGCAGCCGGCGGATACAACCGTCAACCAGGAGACCGTTATACTGAGCGTGAACGTGGAGCCCCTCTCTGACGGCGGAACCTTAAGTTATGCCTGGTACGAAAATACTGCCGACTCATACAGCGGCGGCGTATTTGTCGGTGAAGAGAGCAGTGTGATCGCGTCATATCTCGGGGTGCGCTATTATTATGTGATCGTTACCAACACTAACAACTCCGTTTCCGGCGACAAAACCGCCAGCGTGACCAGCGATATCGCCCGGGTGACGATCCATCCGCTCATTAACGCTCAAGAACCGGAAATAACAGCTCAGCCTCAGGAACAAAACGTATCCGTTGGTGATCCGGTAACCCTTTCGGCCACCTCAATATCCCTTGACGGCGGGGAGCTCAGTTATCAGTGGTATGTCAACAATTTTTCGAGTACCTCGGGAGCAACGGAGCTCCCCGGATCGGTTCAATCCAGTTATTCTCCCTCCACCTCAGAATTCGGCACCAACTATTACTTTGTTGTGATAACTAATACTAACAATGACCTCAGCGGCATCAAATCCGCTCAAATTACTTCCGATATTGCAATGGTAAACGTAAGCAAAACAAGCTATACCATTACTGTAGAAAATGACTCCAACGGCACGGCGGGCGCCAATCCCAATCCGGCTGTGGCAGGCCAGACCGTTCAGCTGGGCTATCTCGCCGATAGTGGTTACCAGTTTAAAGAGTGGCAGGTAATCAGTGGGGATATCAACATTCTGCCTAATAATACCTTCATGATGCCAGCCAGCGCTGTTACCGTCAAAGCTATCTTTGAGGATATCCCCGATTATACGATTTCGGTTTCCGATGATGGCCATGGCAACGGCAGCGCTGAGCCAGCCGCCGCCGACGCGGGTGTGACGGTGACTATATCGGCCTTCAATTCCCCGAGCTATATATTTAAGGAATGGCAGGTAATATCGGGAGGTGTTACGCTGGCAAGCACCACGGCGATGACCACAACCTTTATTATGCCGGACAGCAATGTTGAAGTTAAAGCAATTTTTGAAAATGTCACGCCCGGCGTGTATACCCTTAATTTGCTGTCCAGTACCGGGGGTACGGTCGGTTGTGACGGAGGCAGCGGACTTACTTCGGCTACAAATGCATTAGTGAATTTATGGACCACACCGGACACCGACTATGTGTTTAAGGAGTGGGAACTGTTATCAGGAACCTTTGATATCTCCAATATTACAAAAGCAAGTGATAACTGGTATCAGTTCATGATGCCGCCGAGCCATCTGGTACTGAAAGCGGTGTTTGAATCAACCGCCCCGGCGAGTTACACGGTCACCTTCGATGCCAACGGCGGTAGTGGCAGCATGAGCGATCAGACCTTTACGGAAGGTGTGGCACAGACTCTGACGGCCAACGCCTTTACCCTTATGGATTACAGCTTTGACGGATGGGCGACCTCACCCACCGGCAGCGTCGTCTATAGCGAAGGGCAAAGTGTTACAATCAGTGCAGATACGACGCTGTACGCTGTCTGGAACGCGACGGGGCCGGCGAGTTACACGGTCACCTTCGATGCCAACGGCGGTAGTGGCAGCATGAGCGATCAGACCTTTACGGAAGGTGTGGCACAGACTCTGACGGCCAACGCCTTTACCCTTACGGATT
- a CDS encoding response regulator transcription factor — MRIIVVEDQNLVLDSLVNLINGEPDFEVVKALTDAADVDDACEKLRPDVVLMDVCTENGSSGLTAASRLHRDFPDIKVIIMTGLPDLSFIDEARESGVFSFIYKNLNARDLIAVLHQSEKNYSTWPTKPNMPILGYNELNERELEILRFYCRGITRQDIARHYGLSENTVKGYVRSILSKTGYDSIAKLAMYALSNGYIAPHSDGTPGGKAAEV; from the coding sequence ATGCGTATTATTGTTGTAGAGGATCAAAACCTTGTGCTGGATTCCCTTGTTAATCTCATAAACGGCGAGCCAGATTTTGAGGTGGTAAAGGCACTAACGGACGCGGCTGATGTGGACGACGCCTGTGAGAAGTTGCGACCTGACGTAGTTCTGATGGACGTCTGTACGGAGAACGGCTCCAGCGGTCTTACAGCGGCGTCCCGTTTACATCGGGATTTCCCCGATATCAAGGTTATCATCATGACAGGGCTTCCTGACCTGTCATTTATTGACGAGGCTCGGGAGAGTGGCGTTTTCAGCTTTATATATAAGAACTTGAACGCTCGGGATTTGATTGCCGTACTGCATCAGTCCGAAAAGAATTACAGTACCTGGCCTACAAAGCCAAATATGCCTATCCTCGGCTATAATGAGCTGAACGAACGTGAACTGGAGATTTTGCGCTTTTACTGTCGCGGCATTACCAGACAGGATATCGCCAGACATTACGGACTTTCGGAGAATACGGTGAAGGGCTATGTCCGCTCCATCTTGTCCAAAACCGGCTATGACAGCATAGCGAAGTTGGCGATGTATGCTCTGTCCAACGGGTATATCGCGCCGCACAGCGATGGGACTCCTGGAGGGAAGGCGGCGGAGGTATGA